The Limosilactobacillus panis DNA segment TACGGAATGGCAGGTTTAATCCTCGAACTAGCGGGTAAGATGGACCAACATATTGATGTCAAAGTAATCCCTGGTGTAACGGCAAGTATCGCTGCTGCAGCCCACCTTGGTGCACCATTAATGAATGATTTTTGCCATATCAGTTTAAGTGACCTGATGACCCCGTGGGATGTGATTACTAAGCGAATAGATGCTGCCGCCAAGGCTGACTTTGTTATCTGTTTGTATAACCCTCGCAGTAAAGGTCGTCCCCATCACCTGCGGAAAGCCTTGGATATTATCTTAAAGTATAAATCACCCGATACCGTTGTCGGAGTCGGTAAAGATGTTGCCCGGCCTAAGGAAATTGATAAGGTGACAACAATTAAAGACTTAGATGAAACAGAAATTAATATGACATCAATCGTAATTGTTGGTAATAAGAATACTTACGTTCAAGACGGCCGGATGATTACTCCGCGAGGGTACACGCTATGATTTTACTGCTAGGTGGAACCAGCGAAAGTCTCGCAGTTGCAGATTGTTTAGCAAAAAATAGGTTGTCCTTTATCGTTTCTGTCGTTAGCGACTACGGGGTCGAATTAGCGAGTGCGCATGCAAAACGGGTGGTTAAAGTAACCTTTACAGAAGCAAATTTTACGCAGTTCTGTCTTGCCCACCAAGTTAACTTCATCATTGACGCTACTCATCCTTTTGCCCGAGTTATTTCACAGTTGGCAATTAACGAAGCCGCCAAACTGGGTATCCCTTATCTACGTTTTGAACGCCAAAATATTTATCGTGCTGACGCTTCACTGAAGATGGTTGATTCGCTTGAGGAAGCTTGCCGGTATTTAAAACATCTTGAAGGCGTAATTTATCTTTCAACAGGTAGTAAAACAGCTCCTGATTACGCAGCAAGGCTAGGAGTTAAGCAGTTACATATCCGTGCCTTACCAACGACACGGGTAATGAAAAAACTGACGTCGGCAGGCTTTGTTGCCGCTCAAATCGATGCAATTCAAGGCCCTTTTTCCACTGATTTAAACGTTGCATTGTTCAAGCACGCAACAGCAAAAGTCGTAGTAACTAAAGAAAGTGGTCGACAGGGTGGCATTCAAGAAAAAATCGCGGCTTGCCAACAGTTAGGAATTCCCTGCGTTATTATTCGTCGGCCTCACTTAAACTATCCGCAGAAAGTTGAAAAGATTGATGAGCTGCAAGCATATTTGGAGGAACACAATGAATGGTAGAGTAACACTTCTGGGTGCAGGTCCAGGAGATCCAGAATTATTAACCTTGATTGGGAAACGGCGGTTAGCTGAAGCAGATGTAGTTTTGTATGACCGCCTAGTCGACCCCTCCTTATTAGCATTCACTAATAGTCAAGTGAAATTGGTTGATGTCGGTAAGCTTCCCCAACATCATAAGGTTAAGCAGACACGAATTAACCAATTGCTAGTCAATTATGCCAGAGTAGGTAAAAAAGTTGTTCGACTTAAAGCCGGCGATCCCTATGTCTTTGGGCGGGGTGGTGAAGAAGCTCAAGTCTTGGAACAAGAAGGGGTAGACTTTGAAGTGATACCTGGAATTACTAGTGCGATCGCAGGTTTAGCGGCAGTTGGTATTCCAATCACCCACCGTGACTTTGCTTCTAGTTTCCATGTCATCACTGGACACCATAAAAAAAACGGTCAAAAGCAGCTAGACTGGGAAAATATTGCCCAACAAGAAGGAACTGTTGTCTTTTTAATGGGGATGGCCCAGCTGCCCAAGATTTGTACGGCGCTGATAAAGCATGGCAAGGATAAGAAAACTCCAGTAGCGATTATTCAGTGGGCAACACAATGGCGGCAAAAAATGGTTATCGGGGATTTAACGAATATTAACGAATTAGTTAAAGAGCACCAGCTTTCTTCACCGGCTTTGATTGTTGTTGGCGAGGTGGTTACTTTAAGCAAACAGCTGAATATTCACCGTCCGCTACAAGGATTGCATGTTTTGCTCCCGTATAGTAAGCAGCATAGGTTATTTAATCAGCTTGTCGATCGCGGGGCAACTGCTGATT contains these protein-coding regions:
- the cobA gene encoding uroporphyrinogen-III C-methyltransferase, which translates into the protein MNGRVTLLGAGPGDPELLTLIGKRRLAEADVVLYDRLVDPSLLAFTNSQVKLVDVGKLPQHHKVKQTRINQLLVNYARVGKKVVRLKAGDPYVFGRGGEEAQVLEQEGVDFEVIPGITSAIAGLAAVGIPITHRDFASSFHVITGHHKKNGQKQLDWENIAQQEGTVVFLMGMAQLPKICTALIKHGKDKKTPVAIIQWATQWRQKMVIGDLTNINELVKEHQLSSPALIVVGEVVTLSKQLNIHRPLQGLHVLLPYSKQHRLFNQLVDRGATADFYQRAVKVPQEVNISAVEYAKLIVIDSVAAAHRLITILTANGSDLRTLAGKTIVALNHVVAHHLRTIGLIADGTLPDVNLPADYVEVGGEKPQTSAGTFLSLYQKVSRCDSLPFELGEFNAVIFPSMDSLADFAQLLTPKQEHQLMTIKAFVMGPKISQVANQLTFQKVIECQPSIDETVKRIEEEFGRD
- the cobJ gene encoding precorrin-3B C(17)-methyltransferase — its product is MLYIVGLGPGSKELMTEEARQVIENTHTIVGYVTYIHLIEDMLEGKELVVTGMRGEIDRCKKALEIAASGKDVAIISSGDAGIYGMAGLILELAGKMDQHIDVKVIPGVTASIAAAAHLGAPLMNDFCHISLSDLMTPWDVITKRIDAAAKADFVICLYNPRSKGRPHHLRKALDIILKYKSPDTVVGVGKDVARPKEIDKVTTIKDLDETEINMTSIVIVGNKNTYVQDGRMITPRGYTL
- the cobK gene encoding precorrin-6A reductase, which gives rise to MILLLGGTSESLAVADCLAKNRLSFIVSVVSDYGVELASAHAKRVVKVTFTEANFTQFCLAHQVNFIIDATHPFARVISQLAINEAAKLGIPYLRFERQNIYRADASLKMVDSLEEACRYLKHLEGVIYLSTGSKTAPDYAARLGVKQLHIRALPTTRVMKKLTSAGFVAAQIDAIQGPFSTDLNVALFKHATAKVVVTKESGRQGGIQEKIAACQQLGIPCVIIRRPHLNYPQKVEKIDELQAYLEEHNEW